Within Scleropages formosus chromosome 24, fSclFor1.1, whole genome shotgun sequence, the genomic segment AAAGTATtggaaaattacacatttaagaGTGTCGTTTATTAAGTGCAGCAAAGCTCTGGATGTGGGTGGGATGGGTTCCAAATCCTACCTGGGGTCCAACAGAAGGTGACCACCAGCACCATGGAGCGGGCCGTTGCACACAGACCCCGCAGACGTCTCCTGCTGAAGCTGTCCCCCTCCATTGGCAAGGTAGCCCGCTCCTCGTACCCGCGGAACCAGCTGCTCACCTTGGAGTACACCACCTGGGATGGAGGCGGGGCAACGAGAGCTGACGGTCACTCCGACTGTTTAAAGAGCGTAACCCGACCGAAAAAGACCAGACTCGGTTACGGATTAACTGAAAGTGCGGTCTGGACATATTCATATTACACCAGTttgaaagagtaaaaattatttccttatgttattttattatattaattcatcaatattatttttcaaatccTGTGGATCACATAATGTTCTGCTTTGAAGGAAAAGAGGTGTGCAGTGATTTGCAATATGACTcttaattccatccatccacccatactgttaataacaataattgcATACTATAATCACGTTTATCTGCCCAGTTATTTCTTCATCCTAAATGGTAACATGACGGTATGTGGCGGTTCGAGCGACACTCACTATGCAGCAAAGTAGCACCAACAACACACTTATTAAGAGGAAGCATTTCACAAACATGTCATGACCGGAATCCTgtaataaaagataaataataaagaagtcAATGAGAAAGGTTTCGGTGTATTTATTAATCAGTCATGCAGCTTGCAGGTCACTGTCACCGAGAACTCACCACGTGTGAACAAGTGTCGTTCCTGATatgtaacagtaaaatacagctgtgcaaacaagaaaaaaaattattacttaaTTGCTTAATCCAAGCTTACGTTTATGGGACCTAAACGTGGAATTTGTTACAGTCTCTAACTCCTCTGTTAATTATGATTAATTCCTGTCTCCTCTCCTCCATCATCTACTATTGGAATGTTAATCATACTGGGTATGATTCcaaaatatttactgtgaaAAAGGAGGAGCAGCGTTACCTACCTTGAGCAGAATGTGCTATGATCCTTGCTCATTGCTTGGTTGGACACCGAAAAGCCCGGTTCTGTCAGTACGCTGGCCTCTGTGAGGGACTCTGTAGTCACATATAACAAGTAGACTGACATGGGGACCACCCTGTCCAGACAAGAACAGGTCTTTATCAGACATGTCTGACAAAACACTGAATACACATGTctataaacataataataataataatgcacagtAACCACGTTCTTACCAGACTATTACATATAGTGGAGGGAATGCAACTCCAGGTCCACTCTGTGattatatatggaaaaaataaagggtGGGCTTGAGATGACTTATTAGGTCACAATATACACTCAGATGTagctacaaataataataataaaaaaaccaaaacactttgacttatttttattaactttgaaaaacattaaaattgaaagtaATAAAGCGAATGCATTGCTTCCAAAAACTCCTATTCAACGCCGACTGTTGTCCAGTTCATCCTACAAACGTGCgcaacgttcctcatcttgttaccGACCACTGGCTGCGGGAAGTCGGGATGCTGACATTGCGTTAGCGACGTGAACGAAGGCGGTTGCGCGCTTCAtcggtgcattttactgccggTTAATATCCGGATGTTTTTTCCAACACAAACAAATTTTTAGAAATAGATAagtgatggaaaaaaacaatattacgctgaaaaatgttcatatctcCGAAAATTCCTAATTGGGAAGTTCATAACTCAGAACCCAGCCTACTGTTAGAGAAAACCTTAAGCAAAGGCCAGTAATTGAAAGAGAAGTGGAATGTACCTCAGATTCGCCTCCTGCTGaactctccctccagccctgagcCACCCGCTTCGACTCGTAGGCGTAGACCACCACCAGGAGGAAGGAGATGGAGTAAAATGTCTACAGCGAAGACAACAGGAGACATTCATTCGTTCGGCGGCCCTCGGTCACCACTTTTACGACCCAGCACGACCTGTGTTAGCCGCTCATTGTATATATGTATCAGGGCGGGTTCCTCAAACCCGGGCAACAATCTAAGGGCACCGATATTGTCGGGAACcaaattttcaataaaataataaaaaataaataaacaaaatcttggaaaaatttcactaaaaaaaactttgctcaATTGCTTATATTGGTGACAGTTTCTATGAAACAAACTGTCAGTGTAGACAGTGCCATATATaaatctatatactgtatatatatatgcatatacgtgtgtgtgtgtatatgtatacagtatattttcactCTGTTCTCAGCAATTATACATTTGTGATCTATACTTGTATAACGTTCACAAAAATGGTATCAAAAttacatcaaaattattttataaaatcagATTCGATGCTCTCTTTGTAATTTGTATGTACAGGTCTGCTTAAAAGCATGCGAACCCCTTGTAccctttagttttaccatgaaatggttatttaatgagaagcagtctttctcatctgacacgAAAGGTGTGCGAGGACGAATTCCGTAAGTTTCTTTAGAGGTAATCATGggttaataaaaacacacaagtagtgcaggtgcaagaATAAATGTGCACCGAGCTACACTGGtcaaaccaagtaggtaagtagaaccagctgtgtaaatcacagtcatttattgattttataagtttattttattattaaacattcaGATTTTctatctttattttaatattttattcaagaataatgaccatccctatagggttcgcatactttcaagtagcactgcATAtatagcaaaaataaaaatatcattttatatgtatgtgtaacCTTACACTGAAGCGTGAAGGGTGCCAGATTTATTCTTGCCCCGTGCGCTCCTTGCATGAGGTTAAATTTTCTGTCTTATTCCTATTTCTACTTGATTAGACAATATGTTCctatataaatgtgcaaaagtgCCTTGACGGTCAAGGTGACGCCGCCTCGGACCGGCGACAAAGGCCGGAGGTTAATCTTAGCGGGAGCAGGCCGAGAAGAGCATCACGGGTGCACTAGAGCCGTAGAGGTCCACTTGCCAGCGAGAGCGGGAGCCCACGCTCGCAGATGGGGATGCTGAGCGGGGGATGGCTGAAGTTCATGGCGGTGTTAAGGAGCAGCACGGTGGCGGCCAGGAGGTCCGCGAGAGCCAGCTGGAACAGGGGCCGCGCCTGGAGGGAAAACGCGCAGAACCGGCAGGGTGCGGATAGGCATTGCCATGGTGCAAGAAGGTCACCTTCACAAGGGTCacgagtgtgtgtttatgaacgTATGCACCGATATGAATTTATGAACCCATACACTGATCCCTTTTCAAATCCTGCCACTTACGGCACCCCGGCTGTACCCTGGTTGGGTTTCTCGTTCATTCCTGCTTTATTTGTGTCCGAAACAAATATTGTGTAGGAGGACATATCTGTCTGAAAGCCctgataaaatacattattaatacaACAATGCAGTGTTTTGCAACGGCCGCTTCAGCCCAACCTTCCCGGAAAAGACCCCATGTATACAACATTTCTGGGCGTCGCCGGAATACAGAATTCACTCCACTATTACTCCATCTcagacaattatttacctggcATCTACAGTAGTGTAGGAATGTGATTTTGTGGCCGTGGCGCCTTTCTCGTGCACGGAGCACTGACCGAGGGGAGCAGTTTGACTGGTCAGATGCtaaacagtttttcaaaaaaaaaacttatttaacTACCAAACCGAGGTCGGAATGTTCCGGAAAGATCCGATCCCTCCTTCCCCTCGACCCACCTGTTTGCGGAGGTGCTGTCTCCTAAATATGGAGACCAGGATGACGGAAAAGCTGCCCAGCACACTGCAAGGGAAGGCGACGTTTCATTAATAGGAGACAGTGTGCGTGGCAAGGTGTCCGGCGACAAGTAATGCAATCATTTTTTTAACGTAATGATTTCCTATAAGCATGAACACTGCAAAAGGTAAAACGGACAGTAAAACAAAGCTCCCTGCCACTATATATTCATACATGATCAGGTCTGTGAAAGAAACAACTGTCTAAGAATCTGGaccacatttcaaataaaaactaTTCTTTATGTGATGATATTCAAAAtctttttgtctgctttttacGTCGGACCGAGGATTCTCAGCAAGAGTATCTTCTCAGCGGTCTTCTGACCGCCTGCACCCCGTTTGTACTATAGTACTTTGTAAATTTCTTTTCGtctagttttatttttatctgtttattctTATATGCTTGACTAAACGTGAATATTGACTTTTAGCGCGATTCCATTATGATGCAAAAATGCTCCTTATACGGTTATACCTATTTATTTAATGGGTTCTTTTCCTACTGGTTTAAATTTGGATGTGTATCGACAAGCATATTTGCAGAAACTTCATCCGTGGcattaaactggaaaatgtaccGTACATGTTTTTGGCGACAGCGTAACGGCTGAGGGCCCTAATATCTGGCAACGACCACGTTTTTCTACAAACTTTATACTGTAAAGGGTTTTATGCTGGTTATGTGAAAGGGTTATTATTACACGGCAGTCCGACCATCATCTTAACGTACAACACACCAAAGTCATATTTACAAGACAATGTGATACATCAGAACAAATTTGATGGAAAAACTCCTATAATTATACTGATAAAAATTTGCTCAacttaaaaaaagtatatactacacaaataatatatacatataacagcataaatgtataattttcctACAGTTTACCTACAATCTACAGGGGAAGCAGGTGGTATCATGATTACAGCTGTTGTCTAGACatgaaggtcccaggttcgagttccacctcctgctgtaatactcttgattAAGGTTCTTAActtgaatttatacagtaaaaaatgaccgagctgtcattaataataaatagctTGACACTAAGGCGCCGCTgtatgaaaaagtgaaaaagcaagATACAACCAAAGCATAATGATTTATCAGTTATAATATCTGTGACCTTCCAGTCTAtagacaacagctctaatcattaTACGACGCTGCTCAAGTAAATTGTATGTACATTATAAATTTATGCTCttatatctatatattatatgcatAGTATATGTAGTTTATAATACATACttatgctgcttttttttaaaagtaagcTATGCAGTAATGAGCACGAGAGAAGGTGTTCAGGGTCTGAGCGCTGTTATTTACAGATGGTATATCGCTTATGACATATCCTATGTCCCACAGATAGGGTCCAAAGCAGGGCTGTTACTTTGAGGGAACACAGCGCACCCACAGAAGACCACGGCATCGAACCGAAACTCGACCGCACGGCCTCACGGGGATGGCGATGCACCTCACGGCCCATCCGCTTGGGCGTCACCGGCGCACTCAGCCAACGACCCACGTTCCTTCTCCCGTTTACTGTGCTTTGTTTCACGCCCTGAGGTGCGCTGAAAGATGTGAAAGGTTTGAATGACGATGGCACGACTCCGCAAGCCGAGCCACTATCGCTTCACCGCAGTATCGTAACAAAGCATAGGGGTACTGATGCTGGAACCACTGGTCTGACTGGTCTCCCTTTTACGGAACAAGCAGTAACTGATATTCAAGCTGAGCATGACCAAGCGAGTTTGCCCAAAATCCACAGCAACCCATAtccaatatgtttttttttttttgtttttgcaactgcaaaaaggaaaaaaagctgcGGGGGCCCATTGGCTATTACAAgcattacaaaattaaataaaaataaattaaaacaactttAAAGCCTGCATGATGCTCTCTGCTAGATGATTTCCTACAAGCATGAAGACTGCAAAAGGTAAAATACACAAGTGAAAAGAAGCGATGAGGGATCTTACCTTAGCGACAGTGTTGATACATACACAACAGAGAGCGCTTTTATCTGaaggacaatttaaaataaatcagattaacagtaaaattaaaactctTACAATTTATTCCACTTATTATTGCATATTAACCACAGACCTGGGTACCTTCCAGAGTCATGCAGGTAGTTCAAACGGCTCAGTGATTACAGCACTCGGTACGATCGAATgatgattattttaatttcacctgTTTATCCGTCAGTGCCGTTTCCAGGCTGTCGTTCCCTCGGAGATCCATTGCAGGGGGTTATTCTTTTCTCCTCGGTTCCAAAGCCAAAAGAGGACTCCAAAgtgtgcttttctttaaaagcagAAGGGATCTCTTTCCTTGTGGTGTTCATTAACCTGGACTTGGTCTCCGCCCTGGCTGCGCACTGCAATTCGAACCCTGCCTCACGCAAGCCTTTTATACTTGGGGAAAACTGCACCAACCCATTCACGGACTTCTAATTAATATttgagggaagaaaaaataacaaaaggtaATTAggaattataatttttttttttttttttttaatactttggtGCAACTTTTAGACCCTTACTCATTAGCCAGGTGCAAATGTCATAAAAGAGCACTGGCTGAGACTGCAGggataaaacaaaacaaacaaaaaaaaaacattcactggacaggaagaaaatgacaaaagttaaaaattaaacttggaCATTGAACTTCTCatccaaaataaattaataggtTTTTATCATTATTGTGATCATAACAGAAGTCAAGATTGATCACAGCGGTCATTAATGCTCTTCACAGTCCGTGGGCTCTCCTCCATATCAAAGCACTTACTggaacagctgtttttttcaaaattattataattctttaaaataattaatgaaccACTTGCTTTCTAAAGTGAGTGAAGGATGCAGCTCTCCTTGCATTAACGAATGCAACTGGAGTGAgacatttgtttgtaactcaagaTGTTCGTAAATCCGACCAGAacgtcacaatcagtaaaagcataataaaCCATTGctcaattcatttcaattccCTTCCAGTTcctttttatagagcgctccaGTCACCAAGATGACAGAGTGCTGATTTGGAGAttgggttctgtaaaagtcttagatatagctataatgaataaaacacacacacacgctttctgacctgcttgtcccacatggggtcgcggggagccagagcctacctggcaactcagggcgtaagg encodes:
- the LOC108936367 gene encoding transmembrane protein 116-like translates to MDLRGNDSLETALTDKQIKALSVVYVSTLSLSVLGSFSVILVSIFRRQHLRKQARPLFQLALADLLAATVLLLNTAMNFSHPPLSIPICERGLPLSLTFYSISFLLVVVYAYESKRVAQGWRESSAGGESESGPGVAFPPLYVIVWVVPMSVYLLYVTTESLTEASVLTEPGFSVSNQAMSKDHSTFCSSCILLLHIRNDTCSHVDSGHDMFVKCFLLISVLLVLLCCIVVYSKVSSWFRGYEERATLPMEGDSFSRRRLRGLCATARSMVLVVTFCWTPVLALVVLSFVQSISQETLFPLYVIQALGVSLHGLLNSIVYGWRRRNFRDAARAERTPLLEKPFFEESLTAN